One window of Microbacterium sediminis genomic DNA carries:
- a CDS encoding DUF5058 family protein — protein sequence MHPVLWVSAVAVFAVIGIQTVIYVRAARAAAPAAEMTSGEVTRAFRAGAIASIGPSLAVCLIAMTLIGVLGTPGVLVRIGLIGSAPYELTSAGLVAGSVGAEMGGDGWTQRVFAAALLAMGIGGAGWMVVTLILTPVLKRSQTRLESSRKGGAAVMGIVTAAAMFGAFGAFGIQQVAAGLAPTLVALTSALVMAVLMLLARRAGLAWLREWALGIALIAGLVAAVVLTTLGVGA from the coding sequence ATGCACCCCGTCCTCTGGGTATCGGCCGTCGCGGTGTTCGCCGTCATCGGCATCCAGACCGTCATCTACGTACGAGCCGCACGCGCGGCTGCCCCCGCCGCCGAGATGACGAGCGGCGAGGTGACCCGCGCCTTCCGCGCCGGCGCCATCGCCTCCATCGGTCCATCGCTCGCCGTGTGTCTCATCGCGATGACGCTGATCGGAGTGCTCGGCACGCCGGGAGTGCTCGTGCGGATCGGACTCATCGGATCAGCCCCATACGAACTCACCAGCGCCGGCCTCGTCGCCGGCAGCGTCGGCGCGGAGATGGGCGGCGACGGCTGGACGCAGCGCGTCTTCGCGGCCGCGCTCCTCGCGATGGGGATCGGCGGTGCCGGGTGGATGGTGGTGACGCTCATCCTCACCCCGGTGCTCAAGCGCAGCCAGACCCGCCTCGAGTCCTCGAGGAAGGGTGGCGCCGCCGTGATGGGCATCGTCACCGCCGCGGCGATGTTCGGCGCCTTCGGCGCCTTCGGCATCCAGCAGGTGGCGGCCGGACTCGCGCCGACGCTCGTCGCGCTGACCAGCGCCCTCGTGATGGCGGTGCTCATGCTCCTCGCTCGCCGAGCGGGCCTCGCCTGGCTCCGGGAATGGGCCCTCGGAATCGCCCTCATCGCCGGCCTCGTGGCCGCCGTCGTCTTGACCACGCTCGGCGTCGGCGCCTGA
- a CDS encoding hemolysin family protein, producing the protein MGVGLLLTVGTGLFVASEFALVNLDRAELEARQERGGPKLVLTIRALRHTSTHLSSAQLGITLTTLLTGYTLEPAFSRLMAPLFDAAGVPTEVSVPIATVVAMAIATILSMILGELVPKNFALALPLATAKLVAPFQIAFTAVFRPVVALLNGSANAVLRSMGIEPKEELSGARTAEELSSLVRRSATAGVLEEDTASLLDRSLTFSRLNASDVMTPRPRMHAIAAGDSAEDVVQLARQTGHSRFPVYGDSLDDIQGIVHLKAAVGVPRHKRAEVPAGALSTEPLRVPETVHLDALIAELRARGYQMAVVVDEYGGTAGVVTLEDLVEEIVGEVSDEHDRRLAGVVRHRDSLTFPGQLRPDELRDRAAVEVPEDDAYDTVGGYIMSVLERIPAVGDTVRVEEGTLTVERMDGRRVDRVRFTPDPLPQGAELEEGAQR; encoded by the coding sequence ATGGGGGTGGGGCTCCTTCTGACAGTGGGCACCGGCCTCTTCGTGGCCAGTGAGTTCGCCCTGGTCAACCTCGATCGTGCCGAGCTGGAGGCCAGGCAGGAACGCGGCGGGCCGAAGCTCGTCCTGACGATCCGCGCGCTGCGCCACACCTCGACGCACCTCTCCAGCGCACAGCTGGGCATCACGCTCACGACGCTGCTGACCGGTTACACCCTCGAGCCGGCGTTCTCGCGCCTCATGGCGCCGCTGTTCGACGCGGCGGGCGTGCCGACCGAGGTGAGCGTGCCGATCGCGACGGTGGTCGCCATGGCGATCGCGACGATCCTGTCGATGATCCTCGGCGAGCTCGTGCCCAAGAACTTCGCGCTCGCGCTGCCGCTGGCCACCGCGAAGCTCGTCGCGCCGTTCCAGATCGCCTTCACGGCCGTGTTCCGGCCCGTGGTCGCGCTGCTGAACGGCTCGGCCAACGCGGTGCTGCGCTCGATGGGCATCGAGCCCAAGGAGGAGCTGTCGGGCGCCCGCACGGCCGAGGAGCTGTCGTCGCTCGTGCGCCGCTCGGCCACGGCCGGCGTGCTCGAGGAGGACACCGCGAGCCTGCTCGACCGGAGCCTGACCTTCTCGCGCCTGAACGCGTCGGACGTGATGACCCCCCGGCCCCGCATGCACGCGATCGCCGCGGGCGACTCGGCCGAGGACGTCGTCCAGCTCGCCCGCCAGACCGGCCACAGCCGGTTCCCGGTGTACGGCGACTCGCTCGATGACATCCAGGGCATCGTGCACCTCAAGGCGGCCGTCGGCGTGCCGCGGCACAAGCGCGCCGAGGTGCCGGCGGGCGCGCTGTCGACCGAGCCGCTGCGCGTGCCCGAGACCGTGCACCTCGACGCCCTCATCGCCGAGCTGCGCGCCCGCGGCTACCAGATGGCCGTCGTCGTGGACGAGTACGGCGGCACGGCGGGCGTGGTCACGCTCGAGGACCTCGTGGAGGAGATCGTCGGCGAGGTGTCGGACGAGCACGACCGCCGCCTGGCCGGCGTCGTGCGCCACCGCGACTCGCTCACCTTCCCCGGCCAGCTGCGCCCCGACGAGCTGCGCGATCGCGCCGCCGTCGAGGTGCCCGAGGACGACGCCTACGACACCGTCGGCGGCTACATCATGAGCGTGCTCGAGCGCATCCCCGCCGTCGGCGACACCGTGCGCGTGGAGGAAGGCACCCTGACCGTGGAGCGCATGGACGGGCGCCGCGTGGATCGCGTGCGCTTCACGCCCGACCCGCTGCCGCAGGGCGCCGAGCTCGAGGAAGGGGCGCAGCGATGA
- a CDS encoding multifunctional oxoglutarate decarboxylase/oxoglutarate dehydrogenase thiamine pyrophosphate-binding subunit/dihydrolipoyllysine-residue succinyltransferase subunit has product MSNQVTGVGATGEGEFGANQWLVDELYQQFLSDRNAVDKEWWPILEAYQPADGTPAAAPAQPAAPAQPAQPTTTQPAPAQPQASNPPTAPIPVVGQQPVARTTSKPAAPAPIPAEAPVKSAQTSSSAPAEQAEDTVTVLKGMTKTLAKNMDESLTVPTATSVRTVPAKLMIDNRIVINNHMARTRGGKVSFTHIIGWALIQALKIFPSQNVYYAEIDGKPSVVAPAHINLGIAIDLPKPDGTRALMVPSIKNAESLTFTEYLAAYEDLVKRARANKLTAADFAGTTVSLTNPGGIGTVHSVPRLMKGQGCIIGAGALDYPAEFAGASPKTLNELAIGKTITLTSTYDHRVIQGAGSGEFLKIVHELLIGKNGFYEELFAALRIPYAPIRWNADVSVDLSERVDKTARVQELINAYRVRGHLMADIDPLEYVQRSHHDLEIESHSLTFWDLEREFVTNGFGGRRQAKLRDVLGVLRDSYCRTTGYEYMHIADHEQREWFQERLERPYEKPDHDDQLRILRKLNEAEAFETFLQTKYVGQKRFSLEGGESLIPLLDRILSGAAGKGLDGAAIAMAHRGRLNVLTNIAGKTYGQVFQEFEGALPGNKRGSGDVKYHLGTQGTFVSESGEELPVYLAANPSHLETVDGVLEGVVRAKQDRKGPGEFGWLPVLVHGDAAFSGQGVVMETLQMSQLRGYRTGGTIHVVVNNQVGFTTLPVDSRSSTYATDPAKTIQAPILHVNGDDPEAVVRAAELAFAYRERFHRDIVIDLVCYRRRGHNEGDDPSMTQPLMTNLIEAKRSTRRLYTEALVGRGDITEEEYEQAKADFQNRLEVAFAETHAAETGSNPVITGNGVDEAAGEPETTGVPAAVVEQIGDAHANKPEGFTVHSKLQSLLDKRAQMSREGKIDWGFGELLAFGSLLLEGTPVRLAGQDSRRGTFAQRHAVFHDRVNGKEWIPLQNLAEGQGRFWVYDSLLSEYAALAFEYGYSVENPNALVMWEAQFGDFVNGAQSVIDEFISSADQKWGQQSSVVLALPHGYEGQGPDHSSARIERFLQLCAQDNMTVARPSTPASYFHLLRRQAYARPRRPLVVFTPKAMLRLRGATSEVADFTSGRFEPVLDDDRGIDKSAVTKVLLHSGKIHWDLRGELEKSPNPQIALVRVEQFYPAPIAELTKVLAQYPNAELVWVQDEPENQGAWPFMALEVVKHLGRGMSVVSRAASASPATGSSKIHAVEHADLMARALA; this is encoded by the coding sequence GTGTCGAATCAGGTGACGGGCGTCGGAGCGACGGGCGAAGGAGAGTTCGGAGCCAACCAGTGGCTCGTCGATGAGCTCTACCAGCAGTTCCTGTCGGACAGGAATGCAGTCGACAAGGAGTGGTGGCCGATTCTCGAGGCCTACCAGCCCGCCGACGGCACCCCCGCGGCCGCACCGGCCCAGCCCGCCGCACCGGCGCAGCCCGCCCAGCCGACCACCACTCAGCCGGCCCCCGCCCAGCCGCAGGCGTCGAACCCGCCGACCGCGCCGATCCCCGTCGTGGGCCAGCAGCCGGTCGCCCGCACCACGAGCAAGCCCGCCGCCCCCGCGCCGATCCCGGCCGAGGCGCCGGTGAAGTCGGCCCAGACCTCGTCGTCGGCCCCGGCCGAGCAGGCCGAGGACACCGTCACGGTCCTCAAGGGCATGACCAAGACGCTCGCGAAGAACATGGACGAGTCGCTGACCGTCCCGACCGCGACCAGCGTCCGCACGGTCCCGGCCAAGCTGATGATCGACAACCGCATCGTCATCAACAACCACATGGCCCGCACCCGCGGCGGCAAGGTCAGCTTCACCCACATCATCGGCTGGGCGCTCATCCAGGCGCTGAAGATCTTCCCCAGCCAGAACGTCTACTACGCCGAGATCGACGGCAAGCCCAGCGTCGTGGCGCCCGCCCACATCAACCTGGGCATCGCGATCGACCTGCCCAAGCCCGACGGCACGCGCGCGCTCATGGTGCCGAGCATCAAGAACGCCGAGTCGCTCACGTTCACCGAGTACCTCGCCGCCTACGAGGACCTCGTCAAGCGGGCACGCGCCAACAAGCTCACGGCGGCCGACTTCGCCGGCACCACCGTCTCGCTCACCAACCCGGGCGGCATCGGCACCGTCCACTCGGTGCCGCGCCTCATGAAGGGCCAGGGCTGCATCATCGGCGCCGGTGCCCTCGACTACCCGGCCGAGTTCGCGGGTGCGAGCCCCAAGACGCTCAACGAGCTCGCGATCGGCAAGACGATCACGCTCACGAGCACCTACGACCACCGCGTCATCCAGGGTGCCGGATCGGGCGAGTTCCTGAAGATCGTGCACGAGCTGCTGATCGGCAAGAACGGCTTCTACGAGGAGCTGTTCGCCGCGCTGCGCATCCCGTACGCGCCGATCCGCTGGAACGCCGACGTGTCGGTCGACCTGTCGGAGCGCGTCGACAAGACGGCCCGCGTGCAGGAGCTCATCAACGCCTACCGCGTGCGCGGCCACCTCATGGCCGACATCGACCCGCTCGAGTACGTGCAGCGCTCGCACCACGACCTCGAGATCGAGTCGCACAGCCTGACGTTCTGGGACCTCGAGCGCGAGTTCGTCACCAACGGCTTCGGCGGCCGCCGCCAGGCCAAGCTGCGCGACGTGCTCGGCGTGCTGCGCGACTCGTACTGCCGCACGACCGGCTACGAGTACATGCACATCGCCGACCACGAGCAGCGCGAGTGGTTCCAGGAGCGCCTCGAGCGCCCCTACGAGAAGCCCGACCACGACGACCAGCTGCGGATCCTGCGCAAGCTCAACGAGGCCGAGGCCTTCGAGACCTTCCTGCAGACCAAGTACGTCGGCCAGAAGCGGTTCTCGCTCGAGGGCGGCGAGTCGCTGATCCCGCTGCTCGACCGCATCCTCTCGGGCGCGGCCGGGAAGGGCCTCGACGGCGCCGCCATCGCGATGGCGCACCGCGGCCGCCTCAACGTGCTGACCAACATCGCCGGCAAGACCTACGGCCAGGTGTTCCAGGAGTTCGAGGGCGCGCTGCCCGGCAACAAGCGCGGCTCGGGCGACGTGAAGTACCACCTCGGCACGCAGGGCACCTTCGTGAGCGAGAGCGGCGAGGAGCTTCCCGTCTACCTGGCGGCCAACCCCTCGCACCTCGAGACCGTCGACGGCGTCCTCGAGGGCGTCGTCCGCGCCAAGCAGGACCGCAAGGGCCCGGGCGAGTTCGGATGGCTGCCGGTGCTCGTGCACGGCGACGCCGCGTTCTCGGGCCAGGGCGTCGTCATGGAGACGCTGCAGATGTCGCAGCTGCGGGGCTACCGCACCGGCGGCACCATCCACGTGGTGGTCAACAACCAGGTGGGCTTCACCACCCTCCCGGTCGACTCGCGCTCCTCGACGTACGCGACCGACCCGGCCAAGACGATCCAGGCCCCGATCCTGCACGTCAACGGCGACGACCCCGAGGCCGTCGTCCGCGCCGCGGAGCTGGCGTTCGCGTACCGCGAGCGGTTCCACCGCGACATCGTGATCGACCTCGTCTGCTACCGCCGCCGCGGTCACAACGAGGGCGATGACCCGTCGATGACGCAGCCGCTCATGACGAACCTCATCGAGGCGAAGCGCTCGACCCGCCGCCTCTACACCGAGGCGCTCGTGGGCCGCGGCGACATCACCGAGGAGGAGTACGAGCAGGCCAAGGCGGACTTCCAGAACCGCCTCGAGGTCGCCTTCGCCGAGACGCACGCCGCCGAGACGGGCTCGAACCCCGTCATCACCGGCAACGGCGTGGACGAGGCCGCCGGCGAGCCCGAGACGACCGGCGTGCCGGCCGCGGTGGTCGAGCAGATCGGCGACGCGCACGCGAACAAGCCCGAGGGCTTCACCGTGCACAGCAAGCTGCAGTCGCTGCTCGACAAGCGCGCTCAGATGAGCCGCGAGGGCAAGATCGACTGGGGCTTCGGCGAGCTGCTGGCCTTCGGCTCGCTGCTGCTCGAGGGCACCCCGGTGCGCCTGGCCGGCCAGGACTCGCGCCGCGGCACCTTCGCCCAGCGTCACGCCGTCTTCCACGACCGCGTGAACGGCAAGGAGTGGATCCCGCTGCAGAACCTGGCCGAGGGCCAGGGCCGCTTCTGGGTGTACGACTCGCTGCTGAGCGAGTATGCCGCGCTCGCGTTCGAGTACGGCTACTCGGTCGAGAACCCCAACGCGCTGGTGATGTGGGAGGCGCAGTTCGGCGACTTCGTCAACGGCGCCCAGTCGGTGATCGACGAGTTCATCTCGTCGGCCGACCAGAAGTGGGGCCAGCAGTCGAGCGTCGTGCTGGCGCTCCCCCACGGCTACGAGGGCCAGGGCCCCGACCACTCGTCGGCACGCATCGAGCGCTTCCTGCAGCTGTGCGCGCAGGACAACATGACGGTGGCGCGCCCGTCGACCCCGGCGTCGTACTTCCACCTGCTGCGCCGCCAGGCCTACGCCCGGCCCCGCCGCCCGCTGGTCGTGTTCACGCCGAAGGCGATGCTGCGCCTGCGCGGCGCCACGAGCGAGGTCGCGGACTTCACCTCGGGCCGGTTCGAGCCGGTGCTCGACGACGACCGCGGCATCGACAAGTCGGCGGTGACCAAGGTGCTGCTGCACTCGGGCAAGATCCACTGGGATCTGCGTGGCGAGCTCGAGAAGTCGCCGAACCCGCAGATCGCGCTCGTGCGGGTGGAGCAGTTCTACCCGGCGCCCATCGCGGAGCTGACGAAGGTGCTGGCGCAGTACCCGAACGCCGAGCTGGTGTGGGTGCAGGACGAGCCCGAGAACCAGGGCGCCTGGCCGTTCATGGCGCTCGAGGTCGTCAAGCACCTCGGTCGCGGCATGAGCGTCGTCAGCCGCGCGGCCTCGGCCTCGCCGGCCACGGGATCGAGCAAGATCCACGCCGTCGAGCACGCCGACCTCATGGCCCGCGCCCTGGCCTGA
- a CDS encoding hemolysin family protein encodes MNDWAGLVWLVVLLLANAFFVGAEFAVISARRSQIEPLAEKGNRAARTALYAMEHATLMLATSQLGITICSLLILNVSEPAIHHLLAAPLGLTGWSEAIVDTVAFVIALLFVSYLHVVFGEMVAKNIAFSIPDRAVLLLATPLVWVSKVFHPVIFVLNWLANAVLRLFRVEPKDEANSTFTLDEVATIVSQSRREGVLDDAAGTVAAVVEFTDKDAIDIAVPLDRIVTLREDTTPEQIEAAVAKHGYSRYVIVDDEGEPVGYVHLKDVLRAAEGDDADEKVRVPIPQKRIHHMVPVQETTDLEDALAIMRRAGRHLARVRNDRGETTAVLFLEDIIEELVGEVHDATERARRR; translated from the coding sequence ATGAACGACTGGGCAGGACTCGTCTGGCTGGTCGTGCTGCTGCTGGCCAACGCCTTCTTCGTCGGCGCGGAGTTCGCCGTCATCTCGGCCCGCCGCTCGCAGATCGAGCCGCTCGCCGAGAAGGGCAACCGCGCCGCGCGCACCGCGCTGTACGCCATGGAGCACGCCACGCTCATGCTCGCGACCTCGCAGCTGGGCATCACGATCTGCTCGCTGCTGATCCTGAACGTCTCGGAGCCGGCGATCCACCACCTGCTGGCGGCGCCGCTGGGGCTCACAGGCTGGTCGGAGGCGATCGTCGACACGGTGGCGTTCGTCATCGCGCTGCTGTTCGTGTCGTACCTGCACGTGGTGTTCGGCGAGATGGTGGCGAAGAACATCGCCTTCTCGATCCCCGACCGCGCGGTGCTGCTCCTCGCGACGCCGCTGGTGTGGGTCTCGAAGGTCTTCCACCCCGTGATCTTCGTGCTCAACTGGCTCGCCAATGCCGTGCTGCGGCTGTTCCGCGTGGAGCCGAAGGACGAGGCGAACTCGACCTTCACGCTCGACGAGGTGGCCACGATCGTGAGCCAGTCGCGCCGCGAGGGCGTGCTGGACGACGCGGCCGGCACGGTCGCGGCCGTGGTGGAGTTCACCGACAAGGACGCGATCGACATCGCCGTGCCGCTCGATCGGATCGTCACCCTCCGCGAGGACACCACGCCCGAGCAGATCGAGGCGGCCGTGGCCAAGCACGGCTACTCCCGCTACGTGATCGTCGACGACGAGGGCGAGCCGGTCGGCTACGTCCACCTCAAGGACGTGCTGCGCGCGGCCGAAGGGGACGACGCCGACGAGAAGGTGCGCGTGCCGATCCCGCAGAAGCGCATCCACCACATGGTGCCGGTGCAGGAGACGACCGATCTCGAGGACGCCCTCGCGATCATGCGTCGCGCCGGCCGCCACCTGGCCCGCGTGCGCAACGATCGCGGCGAGACCACCGCGGTGCTGTTCCTGGAGGACATCATCGAGGAGCTCGTCGGCGAGGTCCACGACGCGACCGAGCGCGCTCGCCGCCGCTGA